The window AAGAACTTCTACCGAATCTGATGCAACATGTCATGTAAGACGAGAACACTATTTGTACTTCAGATGCTCGATATCATTGTGTTCCTTTCCATGCAGGCACTACGCCAACTGAGGCAGTTAACTTTGGAAGTTTCACAGCCTAATGTCACTAATTGGGGCAGGAGACCAGCAGCTCTACGGGCATTAAGCAAGAGGCTGAACAGGTCTGAATACTAGCTTTATATGAATGTTGTTTCTGTTTTGTTAGAGTTACTTGCTATTTACTATTCATTACACTATTTTGGCAGAGGGTTCAATGAGGCTCTCAATGGTTTCTCCAGTGAAGGCTGGTCTATGCTGGATAATGATGGAATGGATGATGTCACCATCCTTGTTAACTCATCCCCCGACAAATTGATGGGTTTAAACCTTTCTTTTTCTGATGGATTTACATCTCTAAGCAATGCAATTTTGTGTGCAAAAGCATCTATGCTTCTACAGGTCAGCTGAATCAGTATGTTTATGCTGAAATTATACAATTTACAGTCTTTCTTGTTTGATAGaatggacaaataattaattcTCCATGTTTCTCAATCTCACTTCATTCTCTAACTGGTCGAATGACTGTTTGAAATCTGATACTATTGACTTTAATTCCAAGATGATTAAGAATACTGATGAGAATCATTAAGTTAATTGGCTTACTTAGTCGTTCTCTTCTCTTCTGAGTCTCTGTGCTTGGGCTGCAAAAAACCTTAATTTCGTGGCAGGGATACAAAACCAAATTAAAGGGAAAACACCATTTTACTACATTGATAGTGTAGCTAGATTGGCTTGGCTTGGCTATGTTAAATTTCCTTTAAGCTGTTATACTATGATAGGTAGATAAATACATTTTACTGCTTTTAACCCCTTAGAAAATTGATGCTTGGTTTTCTACTGGCATATACTGGTGATCGTTCTGTATGGTGGATGGATTATATGCTGCCCAAATTCTGGATATTTTATTGcttgaaaaatcataaaatggTTAAATAGAGGTCTTGTTATCAAATTTGTATACTCTGTTATTACCCGTGATCACTTACTTTTCCTaggcaattttttttacacaacatcttccttctttttttggGGAATTCATGTACTTTATCCTGACTTGACCATATTCTTTTCTTGCTTTTTTGAcatcttcttttttcttgttcaGAGTGTGACTCCTGCGATACTTCTCAGGTTTTTGCGTGAGCATCGATCAGAATGGGTAGACAACAATATTGATGCTTACTCGGCTGCAGCTGTTAAAGTTGGTCCTTGCAGCCTACCTGGGGTTCGAGTCTCTAACTTTGGGGGTCAAGTGATACTTCCACTGGCACATACTGTTGAACATGAAGAGGCAAGAGTTTAGATCTTATTTAGTCAATGGCATGCCTATCTTTCTATCTTCTTTGGATACTGTTAGAGTCCCACATTGATGGGTGCATGGACCGGTGGTCTGCTTCTTTGGACTTGGACAATCCTTCTCTCATGAGCTAGATTTTTGGATTGAATTAGGCCCAAGTGTCATATgtttacatggtatcaaaggCCATCTCATCCCAGTTCTTGTTTCACCCGAAGTTGACCCCCCATCTTATATTGTCCATGCTTCAGCTATCCAGTCCTGGAGTGCCGGGGGGTGTTGAGTGCCACATTGGGTTGTCTCCTTATATGATCTTTGGAAATCCTCACCACTGTTTTACTAGTTTTGTTTTGGGGTGTTAGCCCTcttgtaattaaaattaaaatagctAAACAAGTCCTTAAATTAATaccataaaatacaaaatttaacttcttgttaaatttttaaatgttaaaaaactttcaaatcaaaacatttttttattcttgGCCCTAATTTTTATTCTATCTATTTGTCTTTTTggcttaagaaaaaaaatgatcaatGTGCAAACTACAAAGCAAAAACACATCATTCTTCATCACTTGGTCTGATTTGATGCTTTTGATTGTACAagtttcttcttcgtttttttaaaggttattttctaaatttctacccattttttgaaaaaaaattgattagttCCCTTAGATGAGCATTTCTGATTATTTTTTAGTCAATTGTTGATTTTGATTAATGTTTTAAGATGAAGCAATTCTATGTACATTTgcacttattttatatttttcttgaaatttctatcatttcaatgttatttatcttttaaaacaCTAATCCTCAACTcatgagctagtttttggggttgagttagttGTAAGGTCCATTTCTTTGACAAGTATTATTGTTGATCCCTTGTCATTAATGTTGATCACAAACTCCTTTGTGCTCAGTAGTTGCTGGAGGTCATTAAGTTGGAAGGAGTTTGCCATTCCCCGGAAGATGTTATAATGCCAAGAGATATGTTTCTATTGCAAGTAAGTTCTATTCCTGAACATGTGAATATTGTTCCTATGTAGAGAAATTTTACTGGTTCTAACAAAACTCATAGCTTTACATAAGCAGACTTAATACTAGATGGTGGGCTATGTAATTGTTTGAGAAGATTTAGTTAACTCTGGTTTTGGACTACCATCCAGATCAACACATGCTCGTATGTTGTTCTCCTGATCTACTAAAATGCAAAAGTTACCATGCATGTTCATCTTTAGTATCACTAGGCTGCTGTATAACCAAATAGTGAGCATCCAGATTCTTGATACCTCTGTTAAGATGTCACAAGATTTGACGGACTCAAAATATTGGTCAAACCTGTATAGAAAGCTGAGTATGCAAGGTTAAAATGGCTGTTTTGACTCTAAATGTGGTTTACAACGCTTTGACTTCTGTGCTTTTGGCAGTTGTGCAGTGGAATGGATGAAAATGCTGTTGGTACCTGTGCTGAACTCATTTTTGCTCCAATTGATGCCTCGTTTGCTGATGATGCACCACTCCTTCCTTCTGGGTTTCGCATTATTCCTTTAGACTCTGCTAAGGTATCATGTTCATCACTTGATCACTTCTTATTCTGCTGTTTCCTTGTCTGCTTGTTATCCACGGAGTAATTTGAGAATGTTCAATTTCATGCAGGAAGCCTCCAGTCCAAATCGCACCCTTGATCTTACTTCTGCTCTTGAAACTGGGCCTGTAGGAAGTAAGGTGGCTAATGACCTCAAGTCAACTGGTGGCACATCAAAATCTATTATGACAATTGCTTTTCAGTTTGCATTTGAAAGCCACATGCAAGAGAATGTTGCATCAATGGCTAGAAAGTATGTACGAAGCTTCATTTCATCTGTTCAAAGGGTTGCATTGGCACTTTCTCCATCCAACTTCGGTTCTGTGGGAGGCCTTCGTCTGCCGCTGGGGACTCCTGAAGCTCATACACTAGCTCGGTGGATCTGCCAAAGTTACAGGTGTGGCATATACTTGCATGTCACTTAAAATATAAGTATGTGATTTTCTAAATCCAATTCTAAATGAAACACATGGGTTGTAGACAGCCTATGTTGGTTTAGATGTATACTGGCCATGTCGTGATATATTTTGTCTTCCGAGTTCAATAAACTGTGTCATCTGTTTCTATTCGATGTATCATGGTTTGTTGGCAACCTATATTGGTTCTGTTGTATAATGGTCGTGCCACATGTTTCATCTTTCTGCAGTCAATCAATCATTTTGTATTATCCTCTGTTATGGCTGAGATGTGTTGCTTTCCTCTGAAAATAAGAGAGATTTGATTCCTCTCTGTAATAAGTttgattctttcattttttatttctgcAAGTGCTGATGTGCAAATGATGTTTACTTGTTTCCGTTTAGAAATTTTCTTGAATAGGGTATTTGTATATGAGGAAGCTATTGCATCTTTGTCCACTGCTAATTACGTGTTTGACTCTTGTTCTCCCTTTTTTACAAGGCGTTTTTTGGGTGTGGAGCTTCCGAAAATGAGTAGTGAAGGAAGTGAATCTATCCTTGATAGCCTATGGCATCACTCAGATGCTATTATCTGCTGCTCTGCAAAGGTTTGCTTTCTTGGACAGTCTTTCTCTACAGTCTCATGCTCATGTAAACAGGTTCTTCAGCAAAATCTTAGAATTCAAGTACTCCCCcggttccaatttatgtgatgcaCTTGACTGAGCACAGAATtcaagaaagaaagactttaaaaacttgtggtctaaaacaagacatatatatttgtaaagcTATAAATGtatctcattaagggtaaaaattTTGGTTTAAAGTTCACTTGTTTTTAAATGTATGCGTACACCCTGTTGTTGTTGAAGGcatcattctttttgggacagGCTAAAAAGGAATATGTATCACATAAGTGGGAGTTGGGACACAGGGAGTATATCTTGTTCTGGAAAATATTCAGCTGGACTATGCGTTAGAAGCAAGACTTCGTGATTGTGACTTTGACTTTTGACAACATTGGTGTTGTTTATAGTTCTCATCTGCTACCAGTTCTAAAATCTTTTGGTATATGGGTGCTGAAGTTCAATATTTATGCAGGCTATGCCAATTTTCACATTTGCAAACCAGGGTGGTCTTGACATGCTCGAGACAACCTTGGTTGCACTTCAAGATATCTCTttggagaaaatatttgacGAACATGGAAGGAAAAATCTCTGCTCTGAGTTCCCACAGATAATGCAACAGGTTGGTAACTCCTTTGTGAGGAATCTATTCAATTAGTGAGGCAGTGATTGGGTAGTCTTGTAGCTACTATCTGCTATTACAATGTGCTATTATACACTTGCCAAACTTAGCCAAGCACAATTGAAATGAATAGAGTGATTCTGTCTTTTTTGAGAGAGCGGGAGCATTCAAGCATGCACTAACCATGTTAACTCTCATATTGTGACAGGGTTTTGCATGTCTCCAAGGCGGAATCTGTTTATCGAGCATGGGTAGGCCTGTTTCTTACGAGAAAGCCGTAGCTTGGAAGGTTCTGAATGAAGAAGATACTGCTCATTGTATCAGCTTTATGTTTGTGAATTGGTCGTTTGTTTAAATTTGTTATGAAGGGAGGTATCAGTAAACTTAAGCTACATCTCTACAAACCATTTTGAACAAGTTTGGATTAAATTACTTTTTGTGCTTTTGTTGCTACTCAATGTGACATGAAATCGTTTGGTATGTGATTACAAGATGGACTATGGGAGAACAAGAATaccttttttattgttttttcatTTGGTGTCTTTTAAGACACTAGTCTTATGATAAAGCTTCTTATTGGCCTATAAATAGTTGTCTTCCCTTGATGAAAAAGTAGTAACAAAACTATCACTCTCTTACTCTCCCTCATGTTCtgcctctctctctctttagtCTTCTccttttaagttaattaattataataatttgggctttgttattttattttccccGCTAATAACTTGTTgatgttaattaatttgttgattCATGTGTTCTCTATTTAAATAGGGAAGACTTGTTTAATCCTAGGGAAATATTTCAATCCATTGAAATATTTCTTAGGACAGTGTCCAACATGACTCAAGTATTAATATTTTGCAttagtatttatatattactatCATAGTAATATTCATCTTATCTTCAGACTACTATTTTGCTAGataagttatattattattgtgataTTTAATTGTTTCCCAACAACCTAAAAAATTATGACATATAATGTGTCCTGAAACTATTGATGGTACTGATTTTGGTGCTACCTTGACCGCTATTGTTCAAGTCATTATGTCAGAGACTAATGGTAAAGAAAGATATAAGTACGCGAATAGACATGGTTATAAATTCAATGTTAATAATGAAACCTTCATGGACATACACCTCAATGCAAAAGAATATTGGAAAGAAATGACAATCCCTCTaagctaaaaataaatttgattgaaaCGGATGATATGATTATTGCGGTCATTTCAGATAAAATTATTGAGGCCAATGTGAGAAATTGAGTGATAGACTCTGGTGCTACAAGacatatttgtataaataaaaatgattttttgtcATACACCCAAgttgagaaaagagaagaaattacCTATTTTGGTGACTCAAGGACAAccaaagtttttttaaaatgaaaagttCTTCTCAAACTCACATTTGGTAAAACTTTAGCATTGAGTGATGTATTACATGTTCCT is drawn from Solanum stenotomum isolate F172 unplaced genomic scaffold, ASM1918654v1 scaffold10183, whole genome shotgun sequence and contains these coding sequences:
- the LOC125849724 gene encoding homeobox-leucine zipper protein ATHB-15-like, whose protein sequence is MPQVQNFVRAEMLPSGYLIRPCEGGGSIVHIVDHMNLEAWSVPEVLRPLYESSAVLAQKTTMAALRQLRQLTLEVSQPNVTNWGRRPAALRALSKRLNRGFNEALNGFSSEGWSMLDNDGMDDVTILVNSSPDKLMGLNLSFSDGFTSLSNAILCAKASMLLQSVTPAILLRFLREHRSEWVDNNIDAYSAAAVKVGPCSLPGVRVSNFGGQVILPLAHTVEHEELLEVIKLEGVCHSPEDVIMPRDMFLLQLCSGMDENAVGTCAELIFAPIDASFADDAPLLPSGFRIIPLDSAKEASSPNRTLDLTSALETGPVGSKVANDLKSTGGTSKSIMTIAFQFAFESHMQENVASMARKYVRSFISSVQRVALALSPSNFGSVGGLRLPLGTPEAHTLARWICQSYRRFLGVELPKMSSEGSESILDSLWHHSDAIICCSAKAMPIFTFANQGGLDMLETTLVALQDISLEKIFDEHGRKNLCSEFPQIMQQGFACLQGGICLSSMGRPVSYEKAVAWKVLNEEDTAHCISFMFVNWSFV